In Microbacterium galbinum, a single window of DNA contains:
- the leuS gene encoding leucine--tRNA ligase — protein sequence MRSLSENLSTAPAEDETSSAHAIQAKWQKYWAENETFLTGGDDDTRPRRYVLAMFPYPSGDLHMGHAENYLYSDIVARFWRHRGHNVLNPIGWDSFGLPAENAAIRQGADPREWTYQNIAQQKVGFQAYGVSFDWSRVLHTSDPEYYRWNQWLFLKMHERGLAYRKKSAVNWCPNDQTVLANEQVVDGRCDRCGYEVVKKKLTQWYFRITDYADRLLDDLNQLEGFWPHKVLQMQRNWIGRSVGADVDFRIEGRDEPVTVFSTRPDTLHGATFFVVAPDSDLAAELAADAPAEVRERFQTYLEGVQKETDIARQATDRPKTGVFLERYAINPVNGEKLPIWAADYVLADYGHGAVMAVPAHDQRDLDFARAFDLPVKVVVDTTAPITGAMPVIEVDDEGVPIDTGALDDQNPASTGIALTGEGRLINSGELNGLSKRNAIARAIEQLEASGTGRAAKNYRLRDWLISRQRFWGTPIPMLHAEDGSIIPVAEDKLPVRLPSIEGLDLKPKGTSPLGGAEGWVRTVDPATGEPVLRDPDTMDTFVDSSWYFLRFLSPNSDQVAFDPAQAARWAPVDSYIGGVEHAILHLLYARFITKVLFDMGLIDFTEPFSNLINQGMVLLDGQKMSKSKGNLVLFQEELDAHGADALRVGLAFAGPVEDDKDWADVSTTGAQKFLSRALRIAREVSSPVDVVFDGGDAALRRTTHKLLSEAPALVEQTKFNVLVARLMELVNTIRKTIDNGANGAADPAVREATETVAVMLDLIAPHTAEEMWEILGHEPSVGLVTWRSANPALLVEDTITAVAQVNGKVRAQLEVSARIGEAELETLARGDERVIRAIGDKEIVKVIVRAPKIVSFVVKG from the coding sequence GTGCGTTCGTTGTCTGAGAACCTGTCCACCGCTCCCGCCGAGGACGAGACGTCGTCGGCTCATGCCATCCAGGCCAAGTGGCAGAAGTACTGGGCGGAGAACGAGACGTTCCTCACCGGCGGTGATGACGACACGCGCCCCCGGCGTTACGTGCTCGCGATGTTCCCGTACCCGTCCGGCGACCTGCACATGGGGCACGCCGAGAACTACCTGTACTCCGACATCGTGGCGCGCTTCTGGCGTCACCGCGGGCACAACGTCCTGAACCCGATCGGGTGGGACTCCTTCGGGCTGCCCGCCGAGAACGCGGCGATCCGTCAGGGCGCCGACCCGCGCGAGTGGACGTATCAGAACATCGCGCAGCAGAAGGTCGGATTCCAGGCGTACGGCGTCTCGTTCGACTGGTCGCGCGTGCTGCACACGTCCGACCCCGAGTACTACCGCTGGAACCAGTGGCTGTTCCTGAAGATGCACGAGCGCGGTCTCGCCTACCGCAAGAAGAGCGCCGTCAACTGGTGCCCCAACGACCAGACGGTGCTGGCGAACGAGCAGGTCGTCGACGGTCGCTGCGACCGTTGCGGCTACGAGGTCGTCAAGAAGAAGCTGACGCAGTGGTACTTCCGCATCACCGACTATGCCGATCGTCTGCTCGACGACCTCAACCAGCTCGAGGGCTTCTGGCCGCACAAGGTGCTGCAGATGCAGCGCAACTGGATCGGCCGCTCGGTCGGCGCCGACGTCGACTTCCGTATCGAGGGCCGTGACGAGCCGGTCACCGTGTTCTCGACACGCCCCGACACGCTGCACGGTGCCACGTTCTTCGTCGTCGCGCCCGATTCCGACCTGGCCGCTGAGCTGGCGGCGGATGCTCCGGCCGAGGTGCGCGAGCGCTTCCAGACGTACCTCGAAGGGGTGCAGAAGGAGACCGACATCGCCCGCCAGGCGACGGATCGCCCCAAGACGGGCGTCTTCCTCGAGCGCTACGCGATCAACCCGGTCAACGGCGAGAAGCTGCCGATCTGGGCTGCCGACTACGTACTGGCCGACTACGGTCACGGTGCGGTCATGGCGGTTCCCGCGCACGACCAGCGCGACCTCGACTTCGCCCGCGCGTTCGACCTGCCGGTCAAGGTCGTCGTCGATACGACGGCGCCCATCACGGGAGCGATGCCGGTCATCGAGGTCGACGACGAGGGCGTGCCGATCGACACCGGCGCGCTCGACGACCAGAACCCCGCGTCGACGGGCATCGCGCTCACGGGTGAGGGGCGTCTGATCAACTCGGGCGAGCTCAACGGCCTGTCGAAGCGCAACGCGATCGCCCGCGCGATCGAGCAGCTCGAGGCATCGGGCACCGGTCGCGCCGCGAAGAACTACCGTCTGCGCGACTGGCTGATCTCGCGTCAGCGGTTCTGGGGAACGCCGATCCCGATGCTGCACGCCGAAGACGGCAGCATCATCCCGGTCGCGGAGGACAAGCTGCCGGTTCGTCTGCCGAGCATCGAGGGCCTCGATCTCAAGCCGAAGGGCACCTCGCCCCTGGGCGGTGCCGAGGGCTGGGTGCGCACGGTCGACCCGGCCACCGGTGAGCCCGTGCTGCGCGACCCCGACACGATGGACACCTTCGTCGACAGCTCGTGGTACTTCCTGCGCTTCCTGTCGCCGAACAGCGATCAGGTCGCCTTCGACCCGGCCCAGGCCGCACGATGGGCTCCGGTCGACTCCTACATCGGCGGGGTCGAGCACGCGATCCTGCACCTGCTGTACGCACGCTTCATCACGAAGGTGCTGTTCGACATGGGGCTGATCGACTTCACCGAGCCGTTCTCGAACCTGATCAACCAGGGCATGGTTCTGCTCGACGGCCAGAAGATGTCGAAGAGCAAGGGCAACCTCGTGCTCTTCCAGGAGGAGCTCGACGCGCACGGCGCCGACGCACTGCGCGTGGGCCTGGCGTTCGCGGGGCCCGTGGAAGACGACAAGGACTGGGCCGACGTCTCGACGACGGGTGCCCAGAAGTTCCTGTCGCGGGCGCTGCGCATCGCGCGCGAGGTCTCGAGCCCGGTCGACGTCGTCTTCGACGGTGGTGATGCGGCGCTGCGCCGCACGACGCACAAGCTCCTGTCCGAGGCCCCGGCGCTCGTCGAGCAGACCAAGTTCAACGTGCTCGTCGCCCGCCTGATGGAGCTGGTGAACACCATCCGCAAGACGATCGACAACGGTGCGAACGGTGCTGCCGACCCGGCGGTGCGCGAAGCCACCGAGACCGTCGCCGTGATGCTCGACCTCATCGCCCCGCACACGGCGGAGGAGATGTGGGAGATCCTCGGACACGAGCCCTCCGTGGGTCTCGTCACGTGGCGTTCGGCGAACCCGGCGCTGCTGGTCGAAGACACCATCACCGCCGTCGCGCAGGTCAACGGCAAGGTGCGCGCTCAGCTCGAGGTCTCCGCACGCATCGGCGAGGCGGAGCTCGAAACTCTCGCCCGCGGCGATGAGCGCGTGATCCGAGCGATCGGTGACAAGGAGATCGTCAAGGTCATCGTGCGCGCGCCCAAGATCGTGAGTTTCGTCGTCAAGGGCTGA
- a CDS encoding ComEA family DNA-binding protein codes for MPPTEALPDEDLPVDAALVDPPFAPRRLRLSIGAAVVLALVVLSVAVGLGILRGQAAPVETVSIGDESIGATDAAGATAPGGELYVHVLGAVEKPGLYVLAIDARIVDALAAAGGTTEEADLAAINLARIVTDGEQVVVPVVGAGALVPGSGTTPGSGTTTPGDDRIDLNSADQAALETLPRIGPALAERIISWRDENGRFQTVDDLLAVPGIGEKLLEGLRDGVRV; via the coding sequence ATGCCGCCGACCGAAGCACTTCCCGACGAAGACCTGCCTGTGGATGCTGCGCTCGTGGATCCTCCGTTTGCGCCCCGGCGCCTGCGTCTGAGCATCGGAGCGGCGGTCGTGCTCGCCCTCGTCGTGCTCTCGGTCGCGGTCGGGCTCGGGATACTCCGCGGGCAGGCCGCGCCCGTCGAGACGGTGTCAATCGGAGACGAGTCGATCGGTGCGACCGATGCCGCGGGAGCAACCGCGCCGGGCGGGGAGCTCTACGTGCACGTCCTCGGCGCCGTCGAGAAGCCGGGCCTGTACGTGCTCGCGATCGATGCCCGGATCGTCGACGCCCTCGCTGCGGCCGGCGGCACGACCGAGGAGGCCGACCTCGCCGCGATCAACCTCGCCCGCATCGTGACCGACGGTGAGCAGGTGGTCGTGCCCGTCGTCGGCGCGGGCGCTCTCGTACCGGGTTCCGGGACGACTCCGGGCTCGGGGACGACGACTCCGGGCGACGACCGAATCGACCTGAACTCCGCGGATCAGGCGGCGCTCGAGACCCTTCCGCGCATCGGCCCCGCGCTGGCCGAGCGCATCATCTCGTGGCGCGACGAGAACGGGCGTTTCCAGACCGTCGACGACCTTCTCGCCGTGCCGGGCATCGGCGAGAAGCTGCTCGAGGGTCTGCGCGACGGCGTGCGGGTGTGA
- a CDS encoding ComEC/Rec2 family competence protein has translation MRRRDLRLLPIAGGAWATGLLCVFLPQIAGAVAAFCVLAAVVAGAIVGRSRARGVERGGLMIVVLAAAAAVATTACLAMPAREAVREREAYAVDVVADVSSSASVGKDGRLWFEAQSSSVGSSDEKVAVSAPVRIGIEPDEGFDLGATIRVTGQMEATDAGERATVVVFASEAEIMRPASGVFAVAAGARSAFIERATRLPEPGAGLLPGLAVGDTRAVSDALNDDMRTSGLSHLTAVSGANCAIVVAAAFWLVALCGGGRRLRVFVAALALAGFVVLVTPEPSVIRAAVMAGVAMLTVLLGRPSAGAGMLALCATGILIADPWLAATAGFALSVAASGALILLAPPLARGLARWMPQPLALAISVPLAAQLACGPIIALFAEQQSLVGIAANLLAAPAAPIATVIGLLACLAAPIPMLADLLAASAWLPAAWISVTATVSARLPLAQASLVPGIGSAVLVAVLSAALGIIVRGRRGTSGVGGRRGRWFSWTYRIAAVVLIVALSLGGAHFALQGPLAAMAAPSGWSIAACDVGQGDALLVRSEGEVALIDTGPEPGPLGDCLRSLGIDRIDLLVLTHFDLDHVGGADAVRGRVDAVLHGPVVEAEEQLILDGLGAGGATVTEATAGMRGTLGASTWRVLWPLRESAVFPSGNDASVVMEVSGGGVPRSLYLGDLSAEAQRMLARNARLAGPYDVVKVAHHGSADQDPAIYETIRPAIAVFSAGIDNDYGHPRAETLDLLTAVGAHVLRTDRQGRILLGIDDDRIAVWTESDVGARE, from the coding sequence GTGAGGAGACGCGACCTCCGACTGCTGCCGATCGCCGGGGGAGCATGGGCCACGGGGCTGCTGTGCGTGTTCCTCCCGCAGATCGCGGGCGCGGTGGCTGCCTTCTGCGTGCTGGCCGCTGTCGTCGCCGGGGCAATCGTCGGGCGCTCCCGTGCGCGTGGCGTGGAGCGCGGGGGCCTCATGATCGTGGTGCTCGCGGCGGCGGCCGCGGTGGCGACGACAGCCTGCCTCGCGATGCCGGCACGCGAGGCGGTTCGTGAGCGAGAGGCGTATGCGGTCGACGTGGTCGCGGACGTGTCGTCGTCGGCGTCGGTCGGGAAGGACGGGCGTCTCTGGTTCGAGGCGCAGTCGAGCTCCGTCGGTTCGTCGGACGAGAAGGTGGCGGTCTCGGCGCCGGTGCGCATCGGTATCGAGCCGGACGAGGGCTTCGATCTCGGCGCGACGATCCGAGTGACGGGGCAGATGGAGGCGACGGATGCGGGCGAGCGCGCCACGGTCGTCGTCTTCGCGAGCGAGGCGGAGATCATGCGCCCGGCGTCGGGGGTCTTCGCTGTGGCCGCAGGTGCGCGCAGCGCGTTCATCGAGCGAGCGACGCGCCTGCCCGAGCCGGGTGCCGGGTTGCTGCCCGGTCTCGCCGTCGGTGACACCCGGGCGGTCTCCGACGCTCTGAACGACGACATGCGCACGAGCGGCCTCAGCCACCTCACGGCCGTCTCCGGCGCCAACTGCGCGATCGTGGTCGCGGCGGCGTTCTGGCTCGTGGCCCTGTGCGGGGGTGGGCGCCGTCTGCGGGTCTTCGTCGCCGCACTCGCACTGGCGGGGTTCGTGGTGCTGGTGACCCCCGAACCCAGTGTGATCCGCGCGGCGGTGATGGCCGGGGTCGCGATGCTCACGGTGCTCCTCGGGCGTCCGAGCGCGGGCGCGGGGATGCTCGCGCTGTGCGCGACCGGCATCCTCATCGCCGATCCGTGGCTGGCCGCGACGGCCGGGTTCGCCCTGTCGGTCGCGGCATCGGGAGCGCTCATCCTGCTGGCGCCTCCGCTCGCGCGCGGGCTCGCGCGGTGGATGCCGCAGCCGCTCGCTCTCGCGATCTCGGTGCCCCTCGCCGCTCAACTGGCCTGCGGTCCGATCATCGCGCTGTTCGCCGAGCAGCAGTCCCTGGTGGGGATCGCCGCCAACCTGCTCGCCGCTCCCGCGGCGCCGATCGCGACCGTGATCGGTCTTCTCGCCTGCCTCGCTGCCCCGATCCCGATGCTCGCCGATCTTCTCGCGGCATCCGCCTGGTTGCCGGCCGCGTGGATCTCGGTGACCGCGACGGTGAGCGCGCGATTGCCGCTCGCGCAGGCATCCCTGGTTCCCGGCATCGGCAGTGCCGTGCTCGTCGCGGTGCTCAGCGCCGCCCTGGGGATCATCGTGCGCGGGCGGCGAGGAACGAGCGGGGTCGGCGGCCGCCGAGGCCGGTGGTTCTCCTGGACGTACCGCATCGCGGCGGTGGTGCTCATCGTGGCGCTCTCGCTCGGCGGTGCGCATTTCGCTCTGCAGGGGCCGCTCGCGGCGATGGCGGCGCCATCCGGCTGGTCGATCGCGGCGTGCGACGTGGGGCAGGGGGATGCGCTGCTCGTGCGATCGGAAGGAGAAGTCGCACTGATCGACACCGGTCCGGAGCCGGGCCCGCTCGGCGACTGCCTGCGGTCGCTCGGCATCGACCGCATCGACCTCCTCGTGTTGACGCACTTCGATCTCGATCATGTCGGGGGAGCGGACGCCGTGCGCGGACGGGTCGACGCGGTGCTCCACGGACCCGTCGTCGAGGCGGAGGAACAGTTGATCCTCGACGGGCTGGGGGCCGGTGGTGCGACTGTCACCGAGGCGACAGCGGGGATGCGCGGCACGCTCGGTGCATCGACCTGGCGGGTGCTCTGGCCGCTCCGCGAGTCGGCGGTGTTCCCCTCCGGCAACGACGCGAGTGTCGTGATGGAGGTCTCCGGTGGTGGCGTGCCGCGCTCGCTCTACCTCGGCGACCTGTCGGCCGAAGCGCAGCGGATGCTCGCGCGCAACGCCCGTCTGGCGGGACCCTACGACGTGGTCAAGGTCGCCCATCACGGCAGTGCCGATCAGGATCCCGCGATCTACGAGACGATCCGTCCGGCGATCGCGGTCTTCAGCGCGGGCATCGACAACGACTACGGCCATCCGCGCGCGGAGACGCTCGACCTGCTCACGGCGGTCGGGGCGCACGTGCTGCGCACCGATCGACAGGGACGCATCCTGCTGGGGATCGACGACGACCGGATCGCGGTCTGGACGGAATCCGACGTCGGTGCCCGCGAGTAG
- the holA gene encoding DNA polymerase III subunit delta, with translation MAAPRSSSRTAAKPSKIPQVSWREPRPAPLVLVSGPEEICAERAIAGIRDYLRAEDPALEVSDIRADDYAPGTLLAMTSPSLFGEPRLVRVSGVERCSDAFLQEAVSYLDQPQDGATVILRHTGASVRGKKLLDALRAGTGEGIEIACPAIKRDGDRVDFAAGEFKAAKKRIQPSALRALVSAFADDLTELAAACQQLIGDVEGDVTDDIVTKYYGGRVEVSAFVVADTAIAGRYGEALISLRHALSSGADPVPMVAAFAMKLRTMARVAGNREPSRQLAQRLGMKDWQVDRARRDLAGWNERSLGLAIQATARADAEVKGASRDPIFALERMVTVIATRRPFGEE, from the coding sequence ATGGCAGCTCCGCGATCCTCTTCCCGCACCGCCGCCAAGCCGTCGAAGATCCCCCAGGTCTCCTGGCGAGAACCGCGTCCCGCCCCGCTCGTGCTGGTGTCCGGGCCCGAGGAGATCTGCGCCGAGCGTGCGATCGCCGGCATCCGCGACTATCTGCGCGCGGAGGACCCGGCCCTCGAGGTCAGCGACATCCGGGCCGACGACTACGCACCCGGCACCCTGCTTGCCATGACGTCGCCGTCGCTCTTCGGCGAGCCGCGGCTCGTGAGGGTCTCGGGCGTCGAGCGCTGCTCCGATGCCTTCCTGCAGGAGGCCGTGTCGTACCTCGACCAGCCGCAGGACGGTGCCACCGTGATCCTCCGGCACACCGGAGCCAGCGTGCGCGGTAAGAAGCTTCTCGACGCTCTGCGCGCCGGAACGGGGGAGGGCATCGAGATCGCCTGCCCCGCCATCAAGCGCGACGGTGACCGCGTCGATTTCGCCGCCGGTGAGTTCAAGGCCGCGAAGAAGCGCATCCAGCCCTCGGCGCTGCGGGCGCTCGTCTCGGCCTTCGCCGACGACCTCACCGAGCTCGCCGCCGCTTGCCAGCAGCTCATCGGCGATGTCGAGGGCGATGTGACCGACGACATCGTCACCAAGTACTACGGCGGCCGCGTCGAGGTCTCCGCCTTCGTCGTCGCCGACACGGCGATCGCCGGTCGCTACGGCGAGGCGCTCATCTCGCTGAGGCACGCGCTGTCGTCGGGCGCCGATCCGGTGCCGATGGTGGCGGCCTTCGCGATGAAGCTGCGCACCATGGCGCGTGTCGCGGGAAACCGGGAACCGAGCCGTCAGCTCGCCCAGCGCCTCGGCATGAAGGACTGGCAGGTCGATCGTGCACGACGCGATCTCGCCGGGTGGAACGAGCGCTCGCTCGGGCTCGCGATCCAGGCGACGGCACGGGCTGATGCCGAGGTGAAGGGCGCATCGCGCGACCCGATCTTCGCGCTCGAGCGCATGGTGACGGTCATCGCCACCCGTCGCCCGTTCGGCGAGGAGTAG
- the rpsT gene encoding 30S ribosomal protein S20 yields the protein MANIKSQIKRNKTNEKAHERNKAVKSELKTLVRQTKAAVAAGDKAAAEATLKKAAVKLDKAVSKGVLHKNQASNRKSAIAKSVAAL from the coding sequence GTGGCAAACATCAAGTCGCAGATCAAGCGCAACAAGACCAACGAGAAGGCTCACGAGCGCAACAAGGCCGTGAAGAGCGAGCTCAAGACCCTCGTTCGTCAGACCAAGGCAGCCGTCGCCGCAGGCGACAAGGCAGCCGCCGAGGCCACCCTCAAGAAGGCCGCCGTCAAGCTCGACAAGGCCGTCAGCAAGGGTGTCCTGCACAAGAACCAGGCGTCGAACCGCAAGTCGGCCATCGCCAAGTCGGTCGCCGCTCTCTGA